TCTACTTTTGATGAAGTTCTGAAAATTGTTTATACTTgagaattttttgagaaaaaaacgAGAAGCTTTGGAGGATCGTGATTAAGAATTGAAGTTGGGATTTTAAAGGAAAGAGGgcattttggtaaaaaaatattttttataaaaattatataaatatatataatatttttaatacatcgaatCAAACACTGTATAAGAAACAACATTTGCATAACtaataccaacattactaatacttACACTAGTAAtgcaagtattactaatacaccatattcgACATTTTTCTTATACACTCTACGAAAGGACGCCTAAGTTTTTAACACCTTCTAACTTGAGTACTTCTCCGTATCGTGAACTTGGCCAAACACACTCTCTCCAGTAGGACCAAGCAATATACCATACTTTTCATCAAATTGTGTACGAGGTCACTAGCAATGATAGgcccttttttttcaaaaattcaacaaTATGGCCTTTTCGTTTTCACTATAAATTGAGAACCCATCATATCCATTTGCTCTCCACCTTTACTTCACTAtactaattaataaatatttaccaTAACTCAAAATTTTTGAATATGAAGATTAATAGTTGTTCTTTTGTTGCAATattcttggtcctttttcttgctgAATTGTTGGTGACAGAGTCACAACAAACAACATGCAATGTCATGGAGCTGGTCAGTCCGTGTGGCGCGTCGTTCATGAGTTCACTGCGACCCCCTCCAGCATGTTGCGACGCGATTAGAAAGCAGGATCCTAAGTGCCTTTGTCAGTACCTCAAGAATGCTGCCTATCAGCAATATGTCAACCGCGCTAGGGTTGAGAAAGCTTTAAGAGACTGTGGTATATCCATGCCTAATTGTATGTGAGGAGTAATCTAACAAAAGTAAAAAGTTCACAGAGGATGGATAGAATATATGGTCTAAGCAATATCATCTATATGTCTGTGGTATTATTACATAAGAAATATCTATGTTTTCCTAAATAAAATGGTTCTAGTGCTATTGTACTAGCCATACCTTTCTTTTCCGAATCTTGtatttgaaaataagaaataattgactgaaatcaagaatataattaaataataaaactaCTTTTTGTTTCTATCATCTTTAAGCTTTTACAAGAGGCGattacataattctaaaatattatttttgagcaAAAAGAGATCATGAGATTGAATCTCAACTGCTATtattgtaaacacctaattttgcCCGTCCCCGAaagtatttttatcatttttaccttatcctatcgtGTACCCTCAACCATATAATCataccccataaaaatacaaaaaatagaaccCTTAATAAAATTCCTAAAAAATCTTATCCTAACCAACTCACCCTACCCCATCTACCCTCacccctaccccacgtgacccctCCCTTTTCTTGGCTACAATAGataataggcctttactaacattctctttgaagcggcttccacttcaccctcgcataggtgatttctaaacgttcaatcctgtagattaaactatttggtc
The sequence above is drawn from the Capsicum annuum cultivar UCD-10X-F1 unplaced genomic scaffold, UCD10Xv1.1 ctg72683, whole genome shotgun sequence genome and encodes:
- the LOC124894277 gene encoding non-specific lipid-transfer protein 2-like — translated: MKINSCSFVAIFLVLFLAELLVTESQQTTCNVMELVSPCGASFMSSLRPPPACCDAIRKQDPKCLCQYLKNAAYQQYVNRARVEKALRDCGISMPN